One Hermetia illucens chromosome 4, iHerIll2.2.curated.20191125, whole genome shotgun sequence DNA segment encodes these proteins:
- the LOC119655872 gene encoding collagenase-like: MSIWLIFSLFCVAANCATAGLANDTKIVPSRLRPLYTSRISNGIAATADQFPFYVYMMSQGVGQSSSCGGSVISPLWVLTAAHCTYNYLSVDMYFGSTDVYEMTEIITSTYWHEHEQYNPSNYNNDISVIQLPQPLAYTPSIQPISLLTSSEAENSFDGQAAIVMGFGYMSDSDPTESPDLLYTNVIVIANSLCTSYYGSSIVSAGTMCAKGASSSTQSICSGDSGGPMVISDGSGGYTQIGINSFVSTTGCTVGMPSGYVRLGSYLDWVSKWTGIALP, translated from the exons ATGAGTATTTGGCTGATTTTCAGTCTGTTCTGTGTGGCTGCTAACTGCGCCACTGCAGGATTAGCT AATGACACGAAAATTGTTCCTTCGAGGCTTCGACCTCTGTACACCTCAAGGATATCCAATGGAATAGCAGCCACTGCAGATCAGTTTCCTTTCTACGTTTACATGATGTCGCAGGGGGTAGGGCAATCATCATCATGTGGTGGGTCGGTGATCTCACCACTATGGGTCCTGACGGCAGCTCACTGCACCTATAACTATCTATCGGTGGATATGTACTTTGGATCGACTGACGTCTATGAGATGACTGAAATTATAACTTCAACCTACTGGCATGAACACGAGCAGTACAACCCAAGCAACTACAACAACGATATCTCGGTTATTCAACTGCCTCAACCCCTGGCATATACACCCTCAATTCAACCAATATCCTTGCTCACCTCTTCGGAAGCCGAAAACAGTTTCGACGGGCAAGCAGCAATCGTCATGGGATTTGGATACATGTCCGACTCAGACCCAACTGAATCCCCAGACTTATTGTACACTAACGTGATAGTAATCGCGAACTCCTTGTGTACAAGTTACTATGGATCGAGTATTGTATCTGCAGGAACAATGTGCGCGAAAGGAGCATCTTCGAGTACCCAGAGTATTTGCAGCGGAGATTCAGGTGGTCCAATGGTCATCTCAGACGGATCAGGAGGATACACACAAATTGGTATTAACTCTTTTGTGTCGACTACAGGATGTACGGTGGGAATGCCATCAGGATATGTTCGCCTGGGATCATATCTAGATTGGGTATCTAAATGGACTGGTATAGCGTTACCGTGA